The Alphaproteobacteria bacterium genomic interval CGCCCTGGCCGCCGGCGCACCGGGCTATGGCGACGCCATCGAGGGCCTGCTCGACGCCATGGCGTCGGCCCCACCGGAGGGCGGCGAGAAATTCCGCGGCCTCGATCTGGGCGCCGCCGGCGGCAGCCTCAGCCAGCTCATTCTCGAGCGCCATGGCGGCGCCCACATGACCCTGGTGGAAGCCTCGGCGGAACTCCTGAACCAGGCCCGCAGGCGGCTGGCGGCGGCGTCTGAGCGGTGCGAATTCGTGGCCGGCGATTTCGCCCGCATCGACCTGCCCGGCAGCTACCACCTCATCGTCTCGGCTTTCGCCGTGCATCGCCTCGGCAACATCGACAAACGGGCGCTCTATCGCCGGGCCTACGCCGCCCTGGTGCCCGGCGGCACCCTGTTGATCGCCGATATCGTCAAGCCGCCCAGCGCCCAACTCGAGGCCCACTACCGGCGGCGCTGGCGGCACCTGGCCGGCGGCCCGGAAAACCGGGACTTTCTCGAGACGGCGGAAGCGGCCCTCGACCTGGACCACGGCGCGACGCTGGCCGAGCAACTCGAATGGATAACCAACGCCGGCCTGATCGA includes:
- a CDS encoding methyltransferase domain-containing protein, producing MSAAAAPAPVDLLAAALAAGAPGYGDAIEGLLDAMASAPPEGGEKFRGLDLGAAGGSLSQLILERHGGAHMTLVEASAELLNQARRRLAAASERCEFVAGDFARIDLPGSYHLIVSAFAVHRLGNIDKRALYRRAYAALVPGGTLLIADIVKPPSAQLEAHYRRRWRHLAGGPENRDFLETAEAALDLDHGATLAEQLEWITNAGLIDVDIHTKRWHFAVFGGRRREA